A single Penaeus chinensis breed Huanghai No. 1 chromosome 42, ASM1920278v2, whole genome shotgun sequence DNA region contains:
- the LOC125047821 gene encoding protein adenylyltransferase SelO-like isoform X1, translating to MSGLKILMTNSVLFSLQRGLCQSLAPKTYFRSIKTLTQGDVCPKEGFLKAVICSYEGRKYCSLIQGQARCSVRAMEGTSSATDRPDEVNCAPGSEAGQYREVTSDDWKLSSEEFLKFPLDPEKENYVRRNVLKSIFSIVNPTPLEGQTALAGVSARALDVIDLHSSVASSTQFRDFASGGWIHPRSTPLAHRYGGHQFGWWAEQLGDGRAHLLGHYVNKNGSWWELQLKGSGKTPYSRGGDGRAVIRSSVREFLAAEAMAALGFRTSRSASIVVGEELALRDQFYNGNLKMEKMAVVFRLAPTWFRFGSLEILARRNEIELLQLLVDHIIEKHFRSIAVTDPDRYLSLFSKIVEETAEMIAQWQSVGFTHGVMNTDNMSVASVTIDYGPFGFLDTYDPDFIPNSSDDEGMYSYKNQPKVGYYNLHRLADALRPLLSPSQIQQIKHILPGFHVHFQTAYLQLFARKLGLQNSKIEDEILLQSLLDIMKDSKADFTMTFWEFGNLSLEEIEAKNVPRNFWSLPKILSHDKFDSFLSQYKLRLQEENSSEETRQSIMASANPRYILRNWIAQQVIEKVEQGNYSELDQVFNILNSPFSIQPIAEKKGFASSPPKWSKTLSVSCSS from the exons ATGTCAGGCCTAAAGATATTAATGACCAATTCGGTTCTGTTCTCCCTTCAGCGAGGTCTCTGTCAGTCACTTGCTCCGAAAACTTATTTTAGAAGCATTAAAACACTGACACAGGGGGATGTATGTCCAAAGGAAGGGTTTTTGAAAGCAGTTATTTGTAGTTATGAAGGTAGGAAATATTGCAGCTTAATTCAGGGTCAAGCAAGGTGTTCAGTTAGGGCCATGGAAGGGACTTCATCTGCGACTGACAGGCCCGACGAGGTCAACTGTGCTCCAGGTAGTGAAGCTGGTCAGTACAGAGAGGTGACGTCTGATGACTGGAAGCTCAGTTCTGAAGAGTTCCTCAAATTTCCCTTAGACCCCGAAAAGGAAAATTATGTCAGGAGGAATGTACTGAAGTCCATTTTCTCCATTGTGAATCCAACGCCTCTGGAAGGGCAAACGGCCTTAGCGGGGGTGTCAGCAAGGGCTCTGGATGTGATTGATTTGCATTCTTCTGTTGCAAGTTCAACACAGTTTCGAGATTTTGCCTCTGGAGGCTGGATTCATCCAAGGTCGACGCCCCTTGCGCATCGGTATGGTGGACATCAGTTTGGCTGGTGGGCGGAGCAGCTTGGCGATGGGAGAGCACATCTGCTGGGGCATTATGTGAACAA AAATGGCTCATGGTGGGAGCTGCAATTGAAGGGCTCTGGGAAAACCCCCTACTCTCGTGGTGGAGATGGAAGAGCAGTAATACGGTCAAGTGTTCGAGAGTTCCTTGCTGCTGAAGCTATGGCTGCTCTAG gtTTCAGAACATCAAGAAGTGCATCAATTGTGGTGGGAGAAGAGTTAGCCTTAAGAGATCAGTTTTATAATGGGAAtctgaagatggagaagatggctGTAGTGTTTCGTCTTGCTCCTACTTGGTTCAG ATTTGGTTCTTTAGAAATACTTGCCAGAAGGAATGAGATAGAGTTACTTCAGTTATTAGTGGACCACATAATTGAGAAACACTTTAGAAGTATAGCAGTTACAGATCCTGATAGATATCTAAGCCTTTTCTCAAAGATTGTTGAAGAAACAGCAGAAATGATTGCGCAGTGGCAGAGTGTTGGTTTCACTCATGGGGTAATGAACACTGATAATATGAGTGTTGCATCAGTCACTATAGATTATGGACCATTTGGATTTCTGGACACTTATGATCCTGATTTTATACCAAATTCATCTGATGATGAGGGTATGTATAGCTACAAAAATCAGCCAAAAGTAGGATATTACAATCTGCATAGACTCGCTGATGCTCTCCGGCCACTACTGTCACCAAGTCAGATACAACAGATAAAGCATATTCTCCCTGGTTTTCATGTGCATTTTCAAACTGCTTATCTTCAGTTGTTTGCAAGGAAATTAGGGCTTCAAAATTCCAAAATAGAAGATGAAATACTGCTTCAAAGTTTGTTGGATATAATGAAGGACAGTAAGGCAGATTTTACCATGACCTTTTGGGAGTTTGGAAACCTTTCATTGGAAGAAATAGAGGCTAAAAATGTGCCCAGGAACTTTTGGAGCTTGCCAAAGATTTTAAGTCATGACAAGTTTGATTCATTCCTGAGTCAGTATAAGTTGCGCTTACAAGAAGAAAATTCCAGTGAGGAGACAAGGCAGTCCATCATGGCAAGTGCTAATCCAAGGTATATCCTAAGAAACTGGATAGCTCAGCAAGTCATAGAAAAAGTTGAACAAGGAAATTATAGTGAGTTAGACCAAGTGTTTAACATTTTAAACAGTCCATTTTCTATTCAACCAATTGCTGAAAAAAAAGGCTTTGCCAGTTCTCCTCCCAAGTGGTCAAAAACATTAAGTGTCAGCTGCTCAAGCTGA
- the LOC125047821 gene encoding protein adenylyltransferase SelO, mitochondrial-like isoform X2, translated as MEGTSSATDRPDEVNCAPGSEAGQYREVTSDDWKLSSEEFLKFPLDPEKENYVRRNVLKSIFSIVNPTPLEGQTALAGVSARALDVIDLHSSVASSTQFRDFASGGWIHPRSTPLAHRYGGHQFGWWAEQLGDGRAHLLGHYVNKNGSWWELQLKGSGKTPYSRGGDGRAVIRSSVREFLAAEAMAALGFRTSRSASIVVGEELALRDQFYNGNLKMEKMAVVFRLAPTWFRFGSLEILARRNEIELLQLLVDHIIEKHFRSIAVTDPDRYLSLFSKIVEETAEMIAQWQSVGFTHGVMNTDNMSVASVTIDYGPFGFLDTYDPDFIPNSSDDEGMYSYKNQPKVGYYNLHRLADALRPLLSPSQIQQIKHILPGFHVHFQTAYLQLFARKLGLQNSKIEDEILLQSLLDIMKDSKADFTMTFWEFGNLSLEEIEAKNVPRNFWSLPKILSHDKFDSFLSQYKLRLQEENSSEETRQSIMASANPRYILRNWIAQQVIEKVEQGNYSELDQVFNILNSPFSIQPIAEKKGFASSPPKWSKTLSVSCSS; from the exons ATGGAAGGGACTTCATCTGCGACTGACAGGCCCGACGAGGTCAACTGTGCTCCAGGTAGTGAAGCTGGTCAGTACAGAGAGGTGACGTCTGATGACTGGAAGCTCAGTTCTGAAGAGTTCCTCAAATTTCCCTTAGACCCCGAAAAGGAAAATTATGTCAGGAGGAATGTACTGAAGTCCATTTTCTCCATTGTGAATCCAACGCCTCTGGAAGGGCAAACGGCCTTAGCGGGGGTGTCAGCAAGGGCTCTGGATGTGATTGATTTGCATTCTTCTGTTGCAAGTTCAACACAGTTTCGAGATTTTGCCTCTGGAGGCTGGATTCATCCAAGGTCGACGCCCCTTGCGCATCGGTATGGTGGACATCAGTTTGGCTGGTGGGCGGAGCAGCTTGGCGATGGGAGAGCACATCTGCTGGGGCATTATGTGAACAA AAATGGCTCATGGTGGGAGCTGCAATTGAAGGGCTCTGGGAAAACCCCCTACTCTCGTGGTGGAGATGGAAGAGCAGTAATACGGTCAAGTGTTCGAGAGTTCCTTGCTGCTGAAGCTATGGCTGCTCTAG gtTTCAGAACATCAAGAAGTGCATCAATTGTGGTGGGAGAAGAGTTAGCCTTAAGAGATCAGTTTTATAATGGGAAtctgaagatggagaagatggctGTAGTGTTTCGTCTTGCTCCTACTTGGTTCAG ATTTGGTTCTTTAGAAATACTTGCCAGAAGGAATGAGATAGAGTTACTTCAGTTATTAGTGGACCACATAATTGAGAAACACTTTAGAAGTATAGCAGTTACAGATCCTGATAGATATCTAAGCCTTTTCTCAAAGATTGTTGAAGAAACAGCAGAAATGATTGCGCAGTGGCAGAGTGTTGGTTTCACTCATGGGGTAATGAACACTGATAATATGAGTGTTGCATCAGTCACTATAGATTATGGACCATTTGGATTTCTGGACACTTATGATCCTGATTTTATACCAAATTCATCTGATGATGAGGGTATGTATAGCTACAAAAATCAGCCAAAAGTAGGATATTACAATCTGCATAGACTCGCTGATGCTCTCCGGCCACTACTGTCACCAAGTCAGATACAACAGATAAAGCATATTCTCCCTGGTTTTCATGTGCATTTTCAAACTGCTTATCTTCAGTTGTTTGCAAGGAAATTAGGGCTTCAAAATTCCAAAATAGAAGATGAAATACTGCTTCAAAGTTTGTTGGATATAATGAAGGACAGTAAGGCAGATTTTACCATGACCTTTTGGGAGTTTGGAAACCTTTCATTGGAAGAAATAGAGGCTAAAAATGTGCCCAGGAACTTTTGGAGCTTGCCAAAGATTTTAAGTCATGACAAGTTTGATTCATTCCTGAGTCAGTATAAGTTGCGCTTACAAGAAGAAAATTCCAGTGAGGAGACAAGGCAGTCCATCATGGCAAGTGCTAATCCAAGGTATATCCTAAGAAACTGGATAGCTCAGCAAGTCATAGAAAAAGTTGAACAAGGAAATTATAGTGAGTTAGACCAAGTGTTTAACATTTTAAACAGTCCATTTTCTATTCAACCAATTGCTGAAAAAAAAGGCTTTGCCAGTTCTCCTCCCAAGTGGTCAAAAACATTAAGTGTCAGCTGCTCAAGCTGA
- the LOC125047832 gene encoding eukaryotic translation initiation factor 3 subunit L-like, which produces MYNEFVDEYESYPLETTENFQYADRLEEFGDRSHYPTYSIPEEVKKYITYFRDAIRDGNVYDVPPLYVDFNRLTEEYYKTQSWPDVEDLYGNKLVEQEGRDDIFLILYRELYYRHIYARVPGGPTIPQRFESYYNYCNLFNYILSAETPVPLELPNQWLWEIIDEFIYQFQSFSQFRSKLGKKSEPEIEMLKESPKIWNVHSVLNVLHCLVDKSNINRQLEVYTTGGDPDSVAGEFGRHPLYKMLGYFSLIGLLRLHSLLGDYYQAIKVLENIELNKKSMYSRVPACQITTYYYVGFAYMMMRRYADAIRTFSNILVYIQRTKAMFQTRNYQNDQINKQTEQMYILLAICMVLHPQRIDEAVQSSLREKTLAEKMSRMSRNDTAEFTASFTFACPKFLSPVPPPFDAASANYHKEPFQQQLKVFLDEVQQQQQISVMRSYLKLYTTMPMEKMATFQEMSEDDFRNALLCFKHKMRNMVWTKGTSGLQGDFQSDSEVDFFIDKNMIHIADTKVAQRYGDFFIRQIHKLEEVNRSLTKVKV; this is translated from the exons ATGTATAACGAGTTTGTGGACGAG TATGAAAGTTATCCCCTCGAGACAACCGAGAACTTCCAGTATGCCGACAGGTTAGAGGAGTTTGGTGACCGAAGCCACTATCCAACCTACTCCATACCTGAAGAGGTCAAGAAATACATTACTTATTTCAGGGATGCAATAAGGGATGGCAATGTCTATGACGTCCCTCCTCTTTATGTTGA CTTTAACCGCTTAACCGAGGAGTACTACAAGACACAGTCATGGCCCGATGTTGAGGACCTGTATGGCAACAAGCTGGTTGAGCAAGAAGGTCGGGATGacatcttccttatcctctacCGAGAGTTATACTATCGGCACATTTATGCTCGAGTGCCAGGAGGCCCTACCATCCCACAGCGGTTTGAGTCCTACTATAACTATTGCAATCTCTTCAATTACATTCTCa GTGCAGAGACTCCAGTGCCTCTAGAATTACCCAATCAATGGCTCTGGGAAATCATTGATGAGTTCATTTACCAGTTCCAGTCCTTCTCCCAGTTTCGTTCCAAGCTTGGCAAGAAGAGTGAACCTGAGATTGAAATGCTGAAGGAATCTCCCAAGATATGGAATGTTCACTCTGTTCTGAATGTTCTTCACTGCTTAGTTGATAAGTCTAACATCAATAGGCAGCTTGAG GTGTACACAACAGGTGGAGACCCAGACAGTGTTGCAGGGGAATTTGGCCGTCACCCGCTCTACAAGATGTTGGGCTACTTCTCCCTGATTGGACTCCTGAGGCTTCACTCTCTTCTTGGGGACTATTACCAAGCTATTAAG GTTTTGGAGAACATTGAATTGAATAAGAAGTCAATGTATTCGCGTGTGCCTGCCTGCCAGATCACCACATACTACTATGTTGGTTTTGCATATATGATGATGCGTAGGTATGCCGATGCCATCAGAACCTTCTCCAATATTCTTGTGTACATCCAGCGCACAAAGGCCATGTTCCAAACAAGGAACTACCAGAATGACCAGATTAATAAGCAG aCTGAGCAGATGTATATCCTTCTTGCCATCTGCATGGTGCTTCACCCCCAGAGAATAGACGAGGCAGTGCAGTCTTCATTGAGGGAGAAAACTCTTGCTGAGAAAATGTCTCGCATGTCT CGTAATGATACGGCAGAATTCACTGCCAGTTTCACCTTTGCGTGTCCCAAATTCTTGAGTCCTGTCCCGCCTCCATTTGATGCTGCCTCTGCCAACTACCATAAAGAACCCTTCCAACAGCAGCTGAAG GTTTTCTTGGATGAagtacagcaacaacagcaaatcaGTGTGATGAGATCATATCTGAAGCTGTACACCACAATGCCCATGGAGAAGATGGCCACGTTCCAAGAGATGAGTGAAGATGATTTCCGCAATGCCCTCTTGTGTTTCAAGCACAAGATGCGCAACATGGTGTGGACAAAGGGCACCTCTGGACTGCAGGGAGACTTCCAAAGTGATTCTGAG GTGGACTTCTTCATAGATAAGAACATGATTCATATTGCTGACACCAAGGTCGCTCAGCGGTATGGAGATTTCTTCATTCGCCAGATTCACAAACTGGAGGAGGTCAACAGGTCCCTCACAAAGGTGAAGGTGTGA